ATCAAGGGAAGAGAACTGGATCTCCCCATCATGGAGAACAAGGACGCCATCGTCGCCAAGATCAAGGAGATGATCCAGGTCGAGGAGGGTGACGACACCGAGATCATGGAGTTCAACGGCGGCAAGCTCCAGCTTGTCAAGGTCCCGACGAAGCGCCTGGTCAACGCGTCCACCTACGATGCCGCGATCACCTCGGTCGCAGCCGCGACCACCTTCGCGATCGTCGACCAGTTCGACATCGACGCCTTCAACGCGTCCACCGTCAAGGCGGCCTGCTGGGGCGGTTACCCGCACACCCAGGACATGGAAGGCGCACTCGTCACGTCGATCCTGACGATCCCCCAGAACAACGAGGGTATCGGCTACGCTCTCCGGAACATCCCGGTCAACCACACCGTCATGATGACCGGCAGGAACGCCCTGCAGGGTGCAGCACTCGCATCCACCCTCGAGACCGCCGGTATCTTCGAGATGGGATCCGCCGTCGGGCCGTTCGAGCGCGCCATGCTGCTCGCCTACGCCTACCAGGGCCTGAACGCGAACAACATGGTCTACGACCTCGTCAAGGCAAACGGCCAGACCGGAACCATCGGTACGGTCGTCCAGAGCCTGGTCGAGCGCGCCATCGAGGACAAGGTCATCTTCCCCGGCAAGAAGGGCGGATACTTCCAGTTCTACGACACGAAGGACCCCATGCTCTGGAACGCCTACGCAGCCGCAGGAACCATGGCAGCAACCATCGTCAACTGCGGTGCCGGACGGTTCGCCCAGGCGGTCTCCGCGACGCTCCTCTACTTCAACGACCTGCTCGAGCACGAGACCGGTCTCCCGAGCACCGACTACGGTCGTGTCATGGGTACTGCCGTCGGGTTCTCGTTCTTCAGCCACTCGATCTACGGTGGTGGCGGCCCCGGTATCTTCAACGGCAACCACGTCGTGACCCGTCACGCAAATGGTGTGGCCATCCCGTGCGTGGTCGCTGCGGCAGCACTCGATGCCGGAACCCAGATGTTCTCGCCCGAGAGCACCTCGAAGATCTTCGCCGACACCTACGGTAAGATCGACGTGTTCAACAAGCCGATCAACCAGATCGCCAACGGAGCCTGAACAAGCAGAGAGCCGAATGATGAACGCCACGTTTCCGCAGGTCAGGATTGTGCCCATACGGATGCTCAAACCCCAGACCGCCGAACGCCTGCTCAATATGCTTGCCGGCGTCGCCGGCATCCGCCGGATGATGATCCACGGCCCCGGCCTGCCAAAGAAAGTCCCGTACGGGCCGGCACGGGGAAGCCCGAACCCGCATTCGGACCGCAGGGTGATCCACGTCGGCGATGCCGAGATTGCACTGCGTATCCAGCTGGGCGAGGTGATCCTGGAGGTCGAGGATGCTTCCGTTATCGAGGAGATCCGGTCGCTCTGCGACGGCTTCTTTGTGGGGTTCTCCTACCAGCTCCAGGAGGGCAGGTTCATGAAGACCGCTCCGACGCTCGTGGACTACGCGAAGTATGGACCTCGTGCCGATACAGCGCTCATCGGCCTTGCGGACCCCCGGAACGGGGAAGGCCCGGTGGTCATCCGGACGAAACAGTGACGGCCGGAGCGCAAAATACCCGGAAATATGGCTGAAATTCATTCAAGACAGGAAATGGATAAGATATCAATCACTTTGAGGTGAATGAAAAATGGCATACAAGCCCCAGTACGGTCCCGGGACATCGATTGTCGCCGAGAACCGGCGCAAACAGATGAACCCAGGCCAGAAGCTTGAGAAGGTTCGTTCCGTAACGGATGAGGACATCGTGCTGATCCTCGGCCACCGCGCTCCCGGATCGGCGTATCCGAGCGCCCACCCGCCGCTTGCCGAGCAGCAGGAGCCCGACTGCCCCATGCGCAAGCTCGTCAAGCCCACCGAGGGTGCACAGGCCGGCGACCGCGTCCGCTACATCCAGTTCGCGGACTCGATGTTCAACGCCCCTTCGCAGCCCTATCAGCGGACCTACACCGAGTGCTACCGCTTCCGTGGGATCGACCCCGGTACGCTCTCCGGTCGCCAGATTGTCGAGTGCCGTGAGCGCGACCTCGAGAAATACTCCAAGGAACTCATCGAGACCGAGATGTTCGACCCCGCTCTCGTCGGCATCCGCGGTGCGACCGTGCACGGCCACTCGCTCCGTCTCGCTGAAGACGGCATGATGTTCGATATGCTCCAGAGGAATATCCTCGGGGAGGACGGCATCGTCAAGTACGTCAAGAACCAGATCGGCGAGCCCCTCGACCGTGCGGTTGCCGTCGGCAAGCCCATGGACCAGAAGTGGCTCAAGGCCCACACGACGATCTACCACTCGCTCGTAGGAACCTCCTACCGCGACGACACCGAGTACGTCGAATATGTCAAGCGCATCCACTCGCTGCGCACGAAATACGGCTTCATGCCGAAAGAGGAGTGATTACAATGGCAAAGATTGAGAGATCCCAGAAGCTGTTCCTGAAGGCGCTCAAGGAGAAGTTCCAGGGACAGGACGTCGAGTCCGAGACCGCCGAGTTCTACAAGTTCAACGGCGTCCGCCAGTCTCCCCGTAAGATGGAGTTCATGAAGG
The genomic region above belongs to Methanoculleus oceani and contains:
- the mcrD gene encoding methyl-coenzyme M reductase operon protein D; this translates as MNATFPQVRIVPIRMLKPQTAERLLNMLAGVAGIRRMMIHGPGLPKKVPYGPARGSPNPHSDRRVIHVGDAEIALRIQLGEVILEVEDASVIEEIRSLCDGFFVGFSYQLQEGRFMKTAPTLVDYAKYGPRADTALIGLADPRNGEGPVVIRTKQ
- the mcrG gene encoding coenzyme-B sulfoethylthiotransferase subunit gamma, coding for MAYKPQYGPGTSIVAENRRKQMNPGQKLEKVRSVTDEDIVLILGHRAPGSAYPSAHPPLAEQQEPDCPMRKLVKPTEGAQAGDRVRYIQFADSMFNAPSQPYQRTYTECYRFRGIDPGTLSGRQIVECRERDLEKYSKELIETEMFDPALVGIRGATVHGHSLRLAEDGMMFDMLQRNILGEDGIVKYVKNQIGEPLDRAVAVGKPMDQKWLKAHTTIYHSLVGTSYRDDTEYVEYVKRIHSLRTKYGFMPKEE
- the mcrB gene encoding coenzyme-B sulfoethylthiotransferase subunit beta, with product MAKYTETIDLYSDDGKLLKSGVTLDRISPLVNPATGKIIDLTKRTINVNLGGIQDALKAGKLGKGKIKGRELDLPIMENKDAIVAKIKEMIQVEEGDDTEIMEFNGGKLQLVKVPTKRLVNASTYDAAITSVAAATTFAIVDQFDIDAFNASTVKAACWGGYPHTQDMEGALVTSILTIPQNNEGIGYALRNIPVNHTVMMTGRNALQGAALASTLETAGIFEMGSAVGPFERAMLLAYAYQGLNANNMVYDLVKANGQTGTIGTVVQSLVERAIEDKVIFPGKKGGYFQFYDTKDPMLWNAYAAAGTMAATIVNCGAGRFAQAVSATLLYFNDLLEHETGLPSTDYGRVMGTAVGFSFFSHSIYGGGGPGIFNGNHVVTRHANGVAIPCVVAAAALDAGTQMFSPESTSKIFADTYGKIDVFNKPINQIANGA